In one window of Neisseria subflava DNA:
- a CDS encoding RNA pyrophosphohydrolase, protein MKGDTVLDREGYRPNVGIILINERNEVFWGKRVREHSWQFPQGGIKPGESPETAMYRELYEEVGLLPQHIKIVGRTRDWLRYDVPSHWVRREWRGSYRGQKQIWYLLRLVGRDSDVNLRACHHPEFDGWRWHQYWAPVDEVIDFKRGVYLDALTELSRFLRGIESYEDFIRRNPIENL, encoded by the coding sequence ATGAAGGGCGACACCGTGTTAGACAGAGAAGGCTATCGCCCCAATGTCGGTATTATCCTGATTAACGAACGTAACGAAGTCTTTTGGGGCAAACGCGTACGCGAACATTCATGGCAGTTTCCGCAAGGCGGCATCAAGCCGGGTGAAAGTCCTGAGACCGCCATGTACCGCGAATTGTACGAAGAAGTCGGCCTGTTGCCGCAACACATCAAAATCGTTGGCCGTACGCGCGACTGGTTGCGTTATGACGTTCCCAGTCATTGGGTGCGCCGTGAATGGCGCGGTTCGTATCGCGGACAAAAACAGATTTGGTATCTTTTGCGCTTGGTCGGCCGCGACAGCGACGTCAACCTCCGCGCCTGCCATCATCCTGAATTTGACGGCTGGCGCTGGCACCAATACTGGGCGCCGGTTGACGAAGTCATCGACTTCAAGCGCGGCGTGTATTTGGACGCATTGACCGAACTCTCCCGTTTCTTGCGCGGCATAGAAAGCTATGAAGACTTTATCCGTCGCAATCCAATAGAAAACCTATAA
- the parE gene encoding DNA topoisomerase IV subunit B: protein MAKNNQYSESSITVLKGLEPVKERPGMYTRTDSPTHICQEVIDNAADEALGGFATEIDVRIHDDGSLSVHDNGRGIPVGLHPVEGVPVVELVFTRLHAGGKFNKKDGGSAYAFSGGLHGVGVSVTNALSTRLEVTVKREGKIHRIVFAGGDVVEPLAEVGKCAVKDSGTEVRVWPDGKYFESPNYSIPELERLLRAKAVLLPGVRVSLTRPVKGEDEAHTQTWHYPDGLKSYLTDLIADAQEAVPLFSCENYISDDHNGDFSIGEGAAFALTWLEEGSCANESYVNLIPTPLGGTHEAGLKQAVFNAVNNFINLHNLLPRGVKVQSDDVFGKTAFVLSARVLDPQFQGQTKDKLTNRDALKLVAAVSGDPLELWLNQNVDFGKKIAELAIRQAQARMRSVKKIEKKKGSGVAVLPGKLTDCESEDIRENELFLVEGDSAGGSAKLARDKATQAILPLRGKVLNSFEVHPDQLFGNAEIHDISVAIGVDPHGINDNPDLSGLRYGKIAILSDADVDGSHIQVLLLTLFYRHFPKLVADGHIYVAQPPLFRVDVNAQGKSKPARKFYALDQNELDSILERLQKEGVKETAYSISRFKGLGEMNPDQLKDTTMHPDTRRLLQVQIPEGADDETRDIFVKLMGKGEAAARRAWMEKEGDTAELDI, encoded by the coding sequence ATGGCTAAAAACAATCAATACAGCGAATCCAGCATTACCGTCCTCAAAGGCTTGGAGCCGGTCAAAGAACGTCCCGGCATGTACACCCGTACCGATAGCCCGACCCATATCTGTCAGGAAGTCATCGACAACGCGGCGGACGAGGCGTTGGGCGGCTTCGCCACTGAAATCGACGTACGCATCCACGACGACGGTTCGCTTTCCGTACACGACAACGGACGCGGCATTCCCGTCGGGCTGCACCCTGTCGAAGGCGTGCCCGTGGTTGAACTCGTGTTTACCCGTCTGCACGCAGGCGGCAAGTTCAACAAAAAAGACGGTGGCAGCGCGTATGCCTTTTCAGGCGGCCTGCACGGCGTGGGCGTGTCCGTCACCAACGCCCTCTCCACCCGCCTTGAGGTAACCGTCAAACGCGAAGGCAAAATCCACCGCATCGTGTTTGCCGGCGGCGACGTGGTCGAACCGTTGGCGGAAGTGGGCAAATGCGCCGTCAAAGACAGCGGCACCGAAGTACGCGTCTGGCCGGACGGCAAATATTTTGAAAGCCCGAATTACAGCATTCCCGAACTCGAACGCCTGCTGCGCGCTAAGGCCGTGCTACTGCCGGGCGTGCGCGTTTCCCTGACCCGCCCGGTCAAAGGCGAAGACGAAGCGCACACCCAAACTTGGCATTACCCCGACGGTCTGAAAAGCTATCTGACCGACCTGATTGCCGACGCGCAGGAAGCCGTACCGCTGTTTTCCTGCGAAAACTACATTTCAGACGACCACAACGGCGATTTCAGCATCGGCGAAGGTGCTGCGTTTGCCCTGACTTGGCTGGAAGAAGGCTCGTGCGCCAACGAAAGCTACGTCAACCTCATCCCCACCCCGCTGGGCGGCACGCACGAAGCAGGCTTGAAACAAGCCGTGTTCAACGCCGTCAACAACTTCATCAACCTGCACAACCTCTTACCGCGCGGCGTGAAAGTGCAAAGCGACGACGTGTTCGGCAAAACCGCCTTCGTCCTCTCCGCCCGTGTCCTCGATCCGCAATTTCAAGGTCAGACCAAAGACAAACTGACCAACCGCGACGCGCTGAAACTCGTTGCCGCCGTATCGGGTGATCCTTTGGAATTGTGGCTGAACCAAAACGTGGACTTCGGCAAAAAAATCGCCGAACTCGCCATCCGTCAGGCACAAGCGCGGATGCGTTCGGTTAAAAAAATCGAAAAGAAAAAAGGCAGCGGTGTCGCCGTCCTGCCCGGCAAACTGACCGACTGCGAAAGCGAAGACATCCGTGAAAACGAACTCTTCCTCGTCGAAGGCGACTCCGCCGGCGGCTCCGCCAAACTCGCCCGCGACAAAGCCACCCAAGCCATCCTGCCCCTGCGCGGCAAAGTGCTCAACAGCTTCGAAGTCCACCCCGACCAACTCTTCGGCAACGCCGAAATCCACGACATTTCCGTCGCCATCGGCGTCGATCCGCACGGCATCAACGACAATCCCGACTTAAGCGGCCTGCGCTACGGCAAAATCGCCATCCTGTCCGATGCCGACGTGGACGGCTCTCATATTCAAGTTTTACTGCTGACCCTGTTCTACCGCCACTTCCCGAAACTGGTCGCCGACGGACACATCTACGTCGCCCAGCCGCCGCTGTTCCGCGTCGATGTCAACGCACAAGGCAAAAGCAAACCCGCCCGCAAATTCTACGCCCTCGACCAAAACGAACTCGACAGCATCTTGGAGCGGCTGCAAAAAGAAGGCGTCAAAGAAACCGCCTATTCCATCAGCCGTTTCAAAGGCTTAGGCGAGATGAACCCCGACCAGCTCAAAGACACCACCATGCACCCCGACACCCGCCGCCTGTTGCAGGTACAAATCCCCGAAGGCGCGGATGACGAAACACGCGACATCTTCGTCAAACTGATGGGCAAAGGCGAAGCCGCTGCCCGCCGCGCATGGATGGAAAAAGAAGGTGATACGGCAGAATTGGATATTTAA
- the ribA gene encoding GTP cyclohydrolase II, whose product MSNALKFVASCRLPTEWGEFTMHGFEEEGGQEHVALTMGDVSDGLPVLSRIHSECLTGDALFSVKCDCGPQLQAAMQAVQKEGRGVIVYLRQEGRGIGLINKIRAYRLQDQGLDTVEANVALGLPVDARDFTLAKQIYDYLHIREVRLLTNNPEKIQTLKDSGINVVERIALHVGENVENERYLHTKADKLGHLIFD is encoded by the coding sequence ATGAGTAACGCCTTAAAGTTTGTTGCGTCATGCCGTTTGCCTACGGAATGGGGCGAATTTACCATGCACGGCTTTGAAGAAGAGGGCGGTCAGGAACATGTCGCATTGACAATGGGCGATGTTTCAGACGGCCTGCCTGTGTTGTCGCGTATTCATTCCGAGTGCTTGACCGGCGATGCTTTATTTTCGGTAAAATGTGATTGCGGTCCTCAGTTGCAAGCGGCGATGCAGGCTGTTCAGAAAGAAGGGCGTGGCGTTATCGTATATTTGCGCCAAGAAGGCAGGGGCATTGGTTTGATAAACAAAATCCGTGCGTATCGTCTGCAAGATCAAGGTTTGGATACGGTTGAGGCTAATGTAGCGCTTGGCCTTCCTGTTGATGCTCGCGACTTCACTTTGGCCAAGCAGATTTATGATTATCTGCATATTCGTGAAGTTAGGTTGTTGACCAATAATCCTGAAAAAATCCAAACGTTGAAAGATTCCGGCATTAATGTGGTCGAACGGATTGCATTACATGTCGGCGAAAATGTGGAAAATGAACGTTATCTGCATACTAAAGCGGATAAATTGGGACATTTGATTTTCGATTAA
- a CDS encoding tyrosine-type recombinase/integrase: protein MPLNDRQIKAAKPSDTGKKAKLFDGGGLYLEVTPAGGKVFRLKYRFAGKEKTLTIGKYPAFSLVEARQAAENARRMIAQGQDPSKAKQEAKAAQQAALLNTFEHLAKQWHKDNLPRWKEHHAERIMRYLENDVFPVIGEMPVNEIKVIHIKNLLDDIMTRGVTDTADKIRGWIGAVFDYSAMLEISENNPARLLKNHIPNLPTKHKPALPREELPEFYRRLILANNIERQNKIAIMLVMLVFVRNNELRGGQWQEVDFKNKRWIIPAERMKHEKMKPKPALCVPLSDWAIELLQELHTLTGHSRFMFPSRTNVNRHISENTLGKIINEKLGYKGRATPHGFRAVASSLLYENNFNGGAIEIQLAHVEENKIKDSYAYQADYMPQRIEFMQWYSDYLRERYNQALQMIQKDKAD, encoded by the coding sequence ATGCCCCTGAACGACCGCCAAATCAAAGCTGCCAAGCCGTCTGATACTGGAAAGAAAGCCAAGTTATTTGACGGGGGCGGCCTATATCTTGAAGTTACCCCAGCGGGCGGAAAAGTATTCCGCCTGAAATACCGTTTCGCCGGTAAAGAGAAAACACTCACTATCGGGAAATATCCTGCTTTCTCATTGGTAGAAGCCCGCCAAGCCGCCGAAAACGCCCGCCGCATGATTGCACAAGGGCAAGACCCCAGCAAAGCCAAACAGGAAGCCAAAGCAGCCCAACAAGCCGCCTTGTTAAATACTTTTGAGCATTTAGCCAAGCAATGGCACAAGGACAATTTGCCACGCTGGAAAGAACATCACGCAGAGCGGATCATGCGTTATTTAGAAAATGACGTTTTCCCAGTCATTGGAGAAATGCCCGTTAATGAAATCAAGGTAATCCATATCAAGAACCTGCTAGATGACATTATGACAAGGGGCGTTACTGATACCGCCGATAAAATCAGGGGCTGGATCGGGGCGGTTTTTGATTATTCTGCCATGTTGGAAATATCAGAAAACAACCCCGCCCGCCTGTTGAAAAATCACATTCCTAATTTACCCACCAAACACAAGCCCGCCCTACCCCGTGAAGAATTGCCGGAGTTTTACCGCCGCCTGATACTGGCAAACAATATAGAGCGGCAAAACAAAATTGCCATCATGCTGGTTATGCTGGTGTTTGTGAGAAATAACGAATTACGCGGCGGCCAATGGCAAGAAGTGGACTTTAAAAACAAGCGTTGGATTATCCCCGCCGAAAGAATGAAGCACGAAAAGATGAAGCCAAAGCCCGCTTTATGTGTTCCTCTTTCTGATTGGGCGATAGAGCTACTTCAAGAGTTACACACCCTGACAGGGCATAGCCGGTTTATGTTTCCAAGTAGAACCAACGTAAACCGCCATATCAGCGAGAACACGCTAGGCAAGATCATTAACGAGAAACTAGGCTATAAAGGCAGAGCAACGCCGCATGGCTTCAGAGCAGTAGCAAGTAGTCTGCTTTATGAGAACAACTTTAACGGGGGCGCAATCGAAATACAGCTTGCCCACGTTGAAGAAAACAAGATAAAGGATTCATACGCCTACCAAGCCGATTATATGCCCCAGCGTATCGAGTTTATGCAATGGTATAGCGACTATTTGCGGGAGCGATACAACCAGGCATTACAGATGATTCAAAAAGACAAGGCAGATTAA
- a CDS encoding helix-turn-helix transcriptional regulator, which produces MNTVLRVNDTARVMGVSRATIWNWANPKSRHHRPDFPKPIKLSDNITGWLSSEIEEYLNKLAAKREE; this is translated from the coding sequence ATGAATACTGTATTACGAGTAAACGATACCGCCCGCGTTATGGGCGTTTCACGAGCGACTATCTGGAATTGGGCAAACCCTAAGAGCCGCCATCACCGCCCTGATTTTCCTAAGCCTATCAAACTTTCAGACAACATTACTGGCTGGCTTTCCAGTGAGATTGAAGAGTATCTCAACAAACTGGCCGCCAAACGTGAAGAGTAG
- a CDS encoding terminase small subunit — translation MTPKQEQFARLYVETGNASEAYRQAYNADNMKPETVTNEAYKLLQDPDISAMVDGLKAEARQRHAVTVDDLLHELEQARAAALAAPTPQSSAAVSATMGKAKMLGLLVDKAEIKAEAEIQEKPKSYVSSIVESLTEEEKKAILDLALKTHRGKWEAVTLADIAAVTGKDTDKTCYAVILITALDRI, via the coding sequence ATGACACCAAAGCAAGAACAATTTGCCCGCCTGTATGTAGAAACGGGTAATGCAAGCGAAGCATACCGGCAAGCCTACAACGCCGACAACATGAAGCCCGAAACGGTAACGAATGAAGCCTATAAGCTGCTTCAAGACCCCGATATTTCCGCGATGGTAGATGGCCTCAAGGCAGAGGCACGGCAACGCCATGCGGTAACGGTGGACGATCTGTTACACGAACTGGAGCAGGCACGGGCGGCGGCACTGGCAGCCCCTACACCGCAAAGCAGCGCGGCAGTATCGGCCACGATGGGCAAGGCAAAAATGCTTGGCTTATTAGTGGATAAAGCGGAAATCAAGGCAGAGGCGGAAATACAGGAAAAGCCGAAAAGTTATGTATCTTCGATTGTGGAATCACTCACAGAGGAAGAGAAAAAGGCAATTTTGGACTTAGCCCTTAAGACACATAGGGGCAAATGGGAGGCGGTAACACTTGCAGACATTGCCGCCGTTACAGGTAAGGACACTGACAAGACGTGCTATGCCGTCATTCTTATTACAGCATTGGACAGAATCTAA
- a CDS encoding polyribonucleotide nucleotidyltransferase encodes MKTITEKLANQLNSKEKAIAAVDVVSTILLIVNDGASQKKAIHTVSAIAREAMDRFEEVGK; translated from the coding sequence ATGAAAACCATCACGGAGAAACTGGCAAACCAACTAAACAGCAAAGAAAAGGCAATCGCAGCGGTGGACGTTGTAAGCACTATCTTGCTGATTGTGAATGACGGAGCAAGCCAAAAAAAGGCGATTCATACCGTATCAGCCATAGCCCGCGAAGCTATGGACAGATTCGAGGAGGTAGGAAAATGA
- a CDS encoding DUF7146 domain-containing protein: protein MKPTCKEIRAAAQYRWQEIHAAIGIDPRYLKNKHQPCPACGGKDRFRYDDKDGNGTFICSHYNNGAGDGLGLVMHYLQCDFQTALKQVSGVLGMDNTDPLPIPPKRPQAQPRPEKDQIEKLAALWRSTEPIRPDSPVIQYLKSRGLDMAHLPENVRFLPEKDYWTTGEDKPLLLGSFPCMVCAIRDMDEELQGLHLTYLQPSYDKPCGEDGLHAPRYQKLAIKHPGTGEALPAKKMRNRKQGSISGQAVHLFPIPENGRLVIAEGIETALAARELYKAYDWGLYAALSANSMANFHFLNGIKEIAIIADNDTPRPVGYRAAYDLAMRAIKQGIKASIWQSETPGYDALDELNEKKRSDNHFGGQTA from the coding sequence ATGAAACCGACATGCAAAGAAATCAGAGCCGCCGCGCAATACCGCTGGCAGGAAATCCACGCCGCTATCGGCATAGACCCGCGATACCTGAAAAACAAACACCAGCCCTGCCCCGCGTGTGGAGGGAAAGACCGTTTCAGATATGACGACAAAGACGGAAACGGCACATTCATTTGCAGCCATTACAACAACGGCGCGGGCGATGGTTTAGGCTTGGTAATGCACTATTTGCAATGCGACTTTCAGACGGCCTTAAAGCAGGTTTCAGGCGTTTTAGGCATGGACAATACAGACCCCTTGCCGATACCGCCAAAACGCCCACAAGCGCAGCCACGCCCCGAAAAAGACCAAATCGAGAAACTGGCCGCATTATGGAGAAGCACAGAACCTATCCGCCCTGATTCCCCTGTTATCCAGTATCTGAAATCACGCGGTTTGGACATGGCGCATTTACCCGAAAACGTCCGTTTTCTACCTGAAAAAGACTATTGGACAACAGGAGAAGATAAGCCGCTTTTGCTTGGCAGTTTCCCGTGTATGGTTTGCGCTATCCGCGATATGGACGAGGAGCTACAAGGCTTACACCTGACCTATTTACAGCCTAGCTATGACAAACCATGCGGAGAGGACGGACTACACGCCCCGCGCTATCAGAAACTGGCAATCAAACACCCTGGAACGGGCGAAGCATTACCGGCCAAGAAAATGCGAAACCGTAAGCAAGGCAGCATTTCAGGGCAAGCCGTCCACTTGTTCCCGATTCCTGAAAATGGCCGTCTTGTCATTGCAGAGGGAATAGAAACCGCCCTTGCCGCCCGTGAATTGTACAAGGCTTACGATTGGGGCTTATACGCGGCCTTGAGCGCAAACAGCATGGCAAATTTTCACTTTTTGAACGGTATAAAAGAAATTGCGATTATTGCCGATAACGACACGCCCCGCCCCGTTGGTTACAGAGCTGCTTATGACTTGGCAATGCGAGCCATTAAGCAGGGAATCAAGGCGAGCATATGGCAGAGTGAAACGCCAGGCTATGACGCACTGGACGAACTGAACGAGAAAAAGCGATCAGACAATCATTTCGGAGGACAGACAGCATGA
- a CDS encoding DUF927 domain-containing protein, with amino-acid sequence MKNTETAKQESTKDYNLENIEPFRPRPHFEIDNRGVWWVNVRTDKDGDIIEAEPQFLSDPIDIIGTGQDNDGAYYRIIKFKDKITRQQKTAALPQAEIGTVQGWQRLQSYGLTIMSGRVKREKLADYLQKEGSPAAFTITDRAGWNGEAYILAGGEAVNADGTNILYNGDTSQKDGYTEKGSLKEWQEQAARYAENNSRLCLALGLSMAAPFLALLNEEGGGFHLAGDSSRGKTTAARLALSVWGDPETTKGNWDTTPLGLQNLALARNDGLLVLDEIGQTADPRKIPQMVYSVINGVSKTQGAKDGGNRRQKTWRNLILSTGEINPESLIGDRAQWKAGNHVRLPDIQAMARYGIYDTLHGFTDGAKLSEHINQATAKQRGTAGRALIRQILKDGKEAAAQAVEARRDQFLEALPPMEGQARRIARRFALLAAVLEYAAPITGMRQGAGEAGVKQCFNEWLEENGTGNREDRRIIEQVIAFMDVNALSMRFSDWNAQTTNQNHTGYRKQEGSIDEYWIIPVVFEDEVCKGYSPRKACEVLHDRQWLKKADNGRWQHQRKRNGVASRFYVLMGEAPPDFDE; translated from the coding sequence ATGAAAAATACCGAAACAGCAAAGCAGGAAAGCACCAAAGACTACAACCTTGAGAATATCGAGCCATTCCGCCCGCGCCCTCACTTTGAAATCGACAATCGGGGCGTATGGTGGGTAAACGTTAGAACCGACAAAGACGGAGATATTATCGAAGCAGAGCCGCAATTCCTTTCTGACCCTATCGACATTATCGGCACGGGGCAGGACAACGACGGCGCGTATTATCGGATTATCAAGTTTAAAGACAAAATCACACGCCAACAAAAGACCGCCGCCCTGCCACAAGCGGAAATCGGCACAGTTCAAGGCTGGCAGCGTTTGCAGAGTTACGGATTAACCATCATGAGCGGGCGGGTAAAAAGGGAAAAGCTGGCAGACTATTTGCAGAAAGAGGGAAGCCCGGCAGCCTTTACCATTACCGACCGCGCCGGCTGGAACGGGGAAGCCTACATACTGGCAGGCGGGGAAGCCGTTAACGCAGACGGCACAAACATTCTATACAACGGAGACACCAGCCAAAAAGACGGTTACACAGAAAAAGGCAGCCTCAAGGAATGGCAGGAGCAGGCCGCGCGATACGCAGAAAACAATAGCCGCCTATGCCTGGCACTAGGTTTAAGCATGGCCGCGCCATTCTTGGCACTTTTGAACGAAGAGGGAGGCGGTTTCCATTTGGCGGGCGATTCATCAAGAGGCAAAACAACCGCCGCGCGGCTTGCCTTGAGCGTATGGGGCGACCCTGAAACCACTAAAGGAAATTGGGATACTACACCGCTTGGCTTGCAGAATTTAGCTTTAGCCCGTAATGATGGCTTGCTGGTGTTAGATGAAATCGGCCAAACAGCCGACCCGCGAAAAATCCCGCAAATGGTTTATAGCGTAATCAACGGCGTATCAAAAACACAAGGGGCGAAAGATGGCGGCAACCGTAGGCAGAAAACATGGCGCAATCTGATACTTTCAACCGGCGAAATAAACCCAGAGAGCTTGATAGGAGACCGCGCCCAATGGAAAGCGGGTAATCATGTTAGGTTACCTGATATACAGGCAATGGCAAGATACGGCATTTACGACACGTTGCACGGCTTCACAGATGGCGCAAAACTGTCGGAGCATATCAACCAAGCCACAGCCAAGCAGCGAGGAACAGCAGGGCGCGCCCTTATCCGTCAAATCCTCAAAGACGGAAAAGAAGCCGCCGCCCAAGCCGTAGAAGCCCGCCGCGACCAATTCCTTGAAGCCTTGCCGCCAATGGAAGGACAGGCGCGAAGAATTGCCCGCCGCTTTGCCCTCTTGGCCGCTGTCTTGGAATATGCCGCGCCTATTACCGGCATGAGACAAGGAGCAGGAGAGGCAGGAGTAAAGCAGTGTTTCAATGAATGGCTTGAAGAAAACGGCACAGGAAACCGCGAAGACCGCCGAATTATTGAGCAAGTAATCGCTTTCATGGACGTTAACGCCCTATCTATGCGCTTTTCAGACTGGAACGCCCAAACCACAAACCAAAATCACACAGGTTATCGGAAACAAGAGGGAAGCATAGATGAGTATTGGATAATCCCCGTAGTCTTTGAAGATGAAGTCTGTAAGGGATATAGCCCGCGTAAAGCGTGTGAAGTCCTACATGATCGCCAATGGTTAAAAAAAGCCGACAACGGCAGATGGCAACACCAGCGCAAACGCAACGGCGTTGCAAGCCGATTCTATGTTTTGATGGGAGAAGCCCCGCCCGACTTTGACGAATAA
- a CDS encoding DUF2868 domain-containing protein encodes MLNPSQKLVELVRILEERAYIFPGDPVQATEALQHIDGGNEEKLIRRAQIIDRDQHLKYVLQQVETGSFWLWIVAATLLFTVGFSSTYLLMDNQGLNFFLVLAGILGMNTIMMLVWLATLFLRLKNVHFISSPATWFRGKDPVNQAILRLYVDEWRKPQTRWLIGATSHGLWLYTLSGMLVSVLLLLLVRQYTFNWESTLLSNTALVKTVEALSWLPERLGFPVPDSQAVIAGRLNNHIEDARAWAGLLIGSIICYGILPRLLAWLACKITLKTLRERLDLNQPYYQNILRTWQTKIVDADDFQENIIPVSSKITLNNAPKWAVTLETEWPEPLWFSGVLAQEWINKGVAAGRKDLEQLEAELKQTPAQLLIGVRTQTVPDRGILRQISRLAEATDGGVIIQLLNQDSFSEDLDTKLDYWRDALAERNIAWLEPTRLAQEKRQNSI; translated from the coding sequence ATGTTGAATCCATCGCAAAAACTTGTCGAATTGGTCCGTATCCTTGAAGAACGTGCCTATATTTTTCCGGGAGATCCTGTGCAGGCGACGGAAGCGTTGCAGCATATTGATGGCGGCAACGAGGAAAAACTGATACGCCGCGCCCAAATCATTGACCGCGACCAGCATTTAAAATATGTGTTGCAACAGGTGGAGACAGGCTCGTTTTGGCTTTGGATTGTTGCGGCGACATTGTTGTTTACGGTCGGTTTTTCCAGCACTTATCTTTTGATGGACAATCAGGGGCTGAACTTTTTTCTGGTCTTGGCCGGGATTTTGGGCATGAATACAATCATGATGCTGGTGTGGCTGGCGACTTTATTCCTGCGTTTGAAAAATGTGCACTTTATCAGCAGTCCGGCAACTTGGTTCCGAGGCAAAGATCCTGTCAATCAGGCAATTTTGCGGCTTTATGTGGATGAATGGCGCAAACCGCAAACGCGTTGGCTGATTGGTGCAACTTCGCACGGCCTATGGCTATACACGCTGTCGGGAATGTTGGTTTCTGTTTTGCTGCTGCTTTTGGTACGTCAATATACATTCAACTGGGAAAGCACGCTTTTAAGTAATACGGCATTGGTGAAAACGGTTGAGGCTTTGTCATGGCTGCCGGAACGTTTGGGCTTTCCTGTTCCCGACAGTCAGGCCGTAATTGCAGGCCGTCTGAACAATCATATCGAAGATGCACGCGCTTGGGCGGGTTTACTCATCGGCAGCATTATCTGTTATGGCATTCTGCCGCGCTTGCTTGCTTGGCTGGCTTGCAAGATTACTTTAAAAACCCTTCGCGAACGTTTGGATTTGAATCAGCCGTACTATCAAAACATCCTCCGCACATGGCAAACGAAAATTGTCGATGCCGATGATTTTCAGGAAAACATCATCCCTGTTTCATCTAAAATTACGCTGAATAATGCGCCCAAATGGGCAGTTACACTGGAAACGGAATGGCCTGAGCCGCTTTGGTTTTCCGGCGTTTTGGCACAAGAATGGATAAATAAAGGCGTGGCCGCCGGCAGAAAAGATTTGGAACAATTAGAAGCCGAATTGAAACAAACTCCGGCGCAACTTCTCATCGGCGTACGCACGCAAACTGTTCCCGACCGCGGCATTTTGCGTCAAATCAGCCGTTTGGCCGAAGCGACGGACGGCGGCGTTATCATTCAACTTTTGAATCAAGACAGTTTCTCTGAAGATTTGGATACCAAACTGGATTATTGGCGCGATGCGTTGGCAGAAAGAAACATTGCCTGGTTGGAGCCGACCCGTTTGGCACAAGAAAAACGGCAAAACTCTATTTGA